Part of the Ammospiza nelsoni isolate bAmmNel1 chromosome 6, bAmmNel1.pri, whole genome shotgun sequence genome is shown below.
CAGGTTAGACTTTTCCAGTAGGAACCAAGACCTAGCCTTTCTGCCTATACAGCCAAAATGCACCAAGATCACCTTTGTAACCCTGTGTCAACAACAGCCCCTTTGCTGACTTCCCAACATTGACAGAAGTTCTGATGTACTGACACACTTCTAAAGAGGCAGGACAACTCTGGAGGTGACAGACAGCCCTTTGCACCCATTCCCTAATGGGAACTGGAAAACCAGTAGCTTTTGCCAATAGGTTAcaccttctcccaagaagcAGGTCTAGGAAGCCAAGGGCAACATGGTGTATGGGCTGGAATCTCTCTGGCTCCTAGCAGTTTCTCTGATCTAAAGACCACACTGCAGCAATACCAGCCTGCCTCCAAAACAGACACCTGCAAAGAAACTTTTGCTCTTGCTCAGGTCCTGCGTGGAGCAGATCCAGCCTCACGCCAGAACGCCTGTGTCTGTCCAGTGCAGAGAGTCCCAAGGAGAAAGGGGTCCACCTAGTGCAGTCAGAGCAGTACTGCCAGAACCGCGGGCACAGCACTCACTCAGGCCAGCTGCACAGCAACGCTGCGGGTGACACGGGTGGGCAGCGaagcctggggctctgctctgcccctggaGCGAGAGGCACACCCTCTGCAAGGGGCAGCAGCCACGTGGACAACACCTGCTCCGCCTACTGCATCAGCACAGAGCAAGTGTGGGCACCTGGCTAGGCTGAACAGACACGGCACATTTACATTCAGCAAGAACAGCAATCAAGATGAAGCCTGTGTGTTTATAGGGGCTGAAGGCTGGCTTTAGGCCAGGGAAGAAAAGCCTTGGTAGCTGCTGGCTTGCTACCTCTCCAGCACTACTGCTGCACTTTTATTTCCCATAAAAGATCTCAAGAGACTTGACCTAGGTCAGTCTGTGTGAAATGGATCAAGAATGGATCTTCCTGGTTCAGAAAGCAACTCCTCTGGCCTACTTGTAGCTATCCCAGCTGAAAGAAATTGAGTTTATCTAATGTATTCTACCTACACAAGCTTTAAGGTCTTACACTTTTCAAAGGCAGTTCTGGCTGACACCACCTTCAAGATCTGGGAGCATAAAGATAGGGTTAAAATACCTTGCAGGGGTTTAGACAAATCTTTTAACCACATTCTTCTAGTCCCTTTTACCAACATAACTAGGCAGGTGTTGTTGGCTACAGGAAATGGAAAGGGCTAAACTGAAAGAGCCACTGCTCCACATCCTATCCATGTGCATCCCCAAGTGACAAAGTCGGAGCAGATCGTATATGAGCTCCTGTAACATCTGCGGATGAAACTGAAACTAGCTGGCTATCAGCTCTGAGCACTAGAAACAAACAGGCAAAACAGAGCTGAACATAGGCACTACTAAACAGTTTAAAAAGGCTTTTAGGAATCTTAACAAAAAATGCCTGTGGCATGGTCTAGAAAAGCTCGTTTGTCACAGGCAGTTCCCTCGAGACCAAAGTCATGCAGTGCTCCCACACTCACGTGAAAGACTCAAGTCTTAAACAATTCAGTTATGATCAGATAAAACACAAAAGAGGGAACAAAAATAGCTTCCCCATCTCTCCtttcatccagaagcaggtgaATCACTGACTTAAAAGACATCTAGTGGCAGATAAAAAACTATAGAAAATGACTAATCTAAAGGATGTTATTCTGGAAACTTCCAGACTTCCCATTCCATGGAGTCTTAGAAAGGAGTGGAGTTCCAGTCTTTCATTAAACCATGAATGTTAGACAGAGACTAAATGATAAACCAAGTTATGGAAAAGCTTCCCAGACAACTGTAAGTCAAAAGGACTTGTGAAGCCTTAGGCAGTACTCCTGCTCTCCTCTATCACCTTAACCTCCCTTCCTGTTGGCAAGAGAAGGCAGCAACCACACTGTGAAACCTGAAAGCCTGTACGACCTAAAATTCCAAGTCAGGCTTAAACAGCACTGAAGCATTAAacagcacacagagagctgtgtactttacatatatataaatatatatatatatataaagatttttcttcttttcatagATAAAAGACACAAGATATTAATTCTTCCAACCTCAATGTTTTTGGTTTCACTTACTCTGAACAAGTAAAAACCATCATCCCAGGAACTTACAGCAAAGACACCACAGGTTCCTGGGACCAAGAGAATCCTGTtcagcaagaaaaaagaaaagcatctgGAAAAGCCCACTGTAAGCTGGGCAGTGGAGAGTCAGCAGTAAATGTGAGGAAGACTCCAAGTCCCATTTGCTTGGAAGGTAAGGAATAAGCAACACTAGCCTGAAAGAACCCAGATTCCACTCGCATGTAAATGCATAAGCAATACCAATCAACCTCACAGACTTTTTTTAGTAAGACCTTTCAataaacacacatacacacatacatatacagCCTTCTCTCGCAGAGACAGTTAAGTAGTTCCACaatcaggacagggctggccagTCAGCACCACCTGGCCAGTGGATCACAAGGTGCTGAAGATGCTTCTGTGTGCGTGCTCATGGTTACTGCATTGCTTCTGAAGGGAAGGCCAATAAGTCTTGGAGACAAGCTcagtgcaaacacacacacagctgcagtATTCTGTAACAGCTGTGTCGCAGGGTAAGGGAGAtgagagggagcagcagagaaaaggacAAACATAAACCCTCTGCCAAAAGTGTCTGCAAACAGTGTCCATCCATGGTAAGTCCAGTCAGATTTTGATAGAGAAGGAAGTTCCACATGAGCAACCCTTCTCTGCCTGGGGGTTGCTCACCACCTGGAAGGAGCTTCGGATCAGCTCTTGGCTGAAATCCACCATGGATCCTTTCACAAAGGCCAGGCTGTCCACATCCACAACCACACGGGCACCACCTTGTTCAAACACCCTGcaaaaaaaagcagcatattTAACCACTAACTGTGCCAAAGACCTTACAGAAAAGCACAACCTCAGCATGCTCCTTATCTCACAGGCTTCTTCCCTTCAATTCAAGACACTATCATCTCACACATACCCTTCCTGTCACTTTTGCCAAGAACAGTAACACCTGACCACCAAAATGTCCCTTTGTCCTTGCCTGTCATCGGGATTGATAACTGTGTCCAAGGAAAACTTGTACTGGAAGCCAGAGCAGCCACCTCCTTCAACCTGCAGCCTGAGAAACTCTGATCCTTCTGCAatctccagcagcctctgcaaataaataaaaggaagaggACTAAAAGCCCTGCTGAACAAACTAGTGAACACACAAACGCCTCCTCTGCGTGacggcagggcaggcagggtggAAACCCTCCCAGAGACACCAGGCCGCTCCGAGTCCCCACCTTCACGCAGCTCTCGCTGAGGAAGATCTGTCCTTCGCTGGGGCCGCTCTCCGTCGGGCCCGGCTCGGAGAAGGACGACGCCCAGCGCAGCAGGGAGCCAgcggggcgggcagggccgCCCGGGGGCCTCGGCAGCGCTCGGCCTGGGCACGGCGGAGCGGAGCAGCGGCTGCCTCGGGAAGAAGGGAGAGGGGGCGCCTCAGAGGGGTCCGCGCCGCCGGAGCGGGCGGCGGGCCCGACCCCTGCAGCCACCAACCCCTGCGGCGCAGCGGGGACGTTCTGTGCCCCCGAGGGAGGGTGCGAGGGGTCGAGTGTCCAAGGGAACGGTACCTCGTCCGGCCGCCCAGCGCCAACATCCACCACCGCCGCAGCGCCGCCGGCGCCGCCATGCCGGCccagccccgccccgccgccatGGCGGAAATGCGGCCGTggcgggcgggagcggccgcgcccACGGCGGGGCGGCACCGGGGCGGTCGTGGCGgtgcccgtgcccgtgcccCTTCGCGGGCAGTCCTCGGCGTCAGCTTCGGTGAACGCGTTACAGGTGCTCAAAGGCACGAAGCTGCTATTCGCCTTTGGGGGTGTTTGCAGCCATGAAGCAGTGAAGAGTAATGAAATAAGCACCGAGAGCAGTCTGTCCGCGCATGCTTGTCACGGCATTAGCCGTAGGGTTATCCTGAGTAGAACCCAGAGAAGGATCAAGGTGCCGCCGCAGGGCAGTTGGGTAGGCTGAAGAGCAAACACGGGGGTTTTAGGGTTTCTCCCTGATTCCggcttttctgctttgctctcctttaTCAGCTGGACGCCAGTCGTCCCCAGTTGGAGCGCTTGCCCGGCGCTCTCACCCCCACACCGTCCCTCGCCTCCCACCGCAGCGAGGGCGGGCGGAGGCCCTGGCCCCGGAGGGCCCCCCCGACTCCGGGCAGGCCCCTGCAGCCACCCGGGGCTCACTGCCCTGCCACGGTGttttcagctcctcctgctcgTTTGCCGTGTGACAGTGGCCTAGCCGGTCGATCACGGAGCGCTTGTGGTTAAAAGAGTGTTTTATCTCTGTTCCTCTTGCGCTTCTGGGGGAGGAATCCTGTTCCTCAGCCCTAGCCAGGCCTGTGGAGAGTCATACAGTGACTGTGTGAAAGACtggtggaaaaaaacctgtcaTCCCAGCAGGAGGGGGTGATTTACCGTCAGAGGACTTCAGGACCTTGTCACAGTTGGCTTTCTCACCATCCTGCTCCAAGCAAAGTGATTCTTCTGTAACCACggggttttgctttttgttccaCCCTGAGCATGTAAATAAAGACTGGTTTGAGCTGTTTAATTTTGCCTACTCTTGGGTTAGCTCTGATGATGCTAGGGTAAAGCCAGGAAAGTATCACAGGCAAAGGTCCCAGCAGGACTGGTACTAATGCAGGCACCTGCAATAGTTGATGAATCCTCATCAGGAATATTGGAACACTGAATGTTTAAAAACATGTTAGGGTGTTTCTCGATTATTATCAATGTGGCATCCCAAAAGCTGACAACTTTGGAGGAGGGAATGAAaacctccttggagaaaagacGCAGAGGGATCATGCCTGATTTCTTTCTATATTGCATTAGCTTTCTTTCTCACTCCTGTCGGGTGTATTAGATTGACCTTGCTGCATTTCTCCATGTTGTGGCTGTATTCACTGTGAACACCTTGTGGAGAATGGATGTAGCCCCAAAAAACCGACACTTTGGAGTTGCCTTCATTTTTACTGTGTTAAATTGACAGAAATGTGGCGTGCAGCTTCAAGGGTCTTTGGGACATTGCTGAAATGATTACTGCAGACTGAAAGAATGAGGAAACGGGCAACTATCATCACTCACagttaatataattaataatctGCTGTGCTGAGAGACTCATGGTCTGGGGACAACTTTTTGGTGTGACAAGGGGAGGTGGGGGTAACTAAGGAGAACAGCTATTCCCTTGCATCTCATCACTGGCCATTTTTCCTTCAATCAGCTATGTGGTACAGGGATGGTtagtcactttttttttttcatggagttACAGTCtagtttttcttccttcttggaTTCTTATAATTTTTTGGTCATATTGTTTCTGATAGGTAGACATAATCTGTTTTTAAGtttgtgttttgattttctgttcTTATTCTGGTTTGTGGTGTCCTGGTTTGGGGAGTTCCTTTAGCTCTCTTTAAGTGCACTGTATTGAAAAGATTTATCTGAAAGTTGAATTTTCTAGCTATTTTGCTCATTTCTCCTCTGCAATATGATGCTAAAATCATCTTTTATCTATTCTGAAGGGAAACGAAATTTTTTTCCGTGCTTCAGAAACTGGTGATAATAAAACCTCAGGCGTGGTGTTGAATACAAGAGTGGATGTGATGAATTTAAATGTGAGTTCTGACGATCTGTAGCAAAAGGAACATGTTCTGGCTGAAAGAACAGTTAAATTGATTAGTGTCTGTATGTGGATTTTCTTGAGAACCTGCCTGCTGTATTCACTGCTACTGTAGTGCCTGCAAGCACATTTGTTTACAGAGCTGCAAGTGCTGTGTTGGAGGGATTTGGATTAATCAGGTGTAGATGGCTGATGAAGTGGAACTTCAGGCTTTATCCTCGTGTAATAAAGTTGAGTTGGTTGAACTACAAAAATTAACAAGTCCAGTTTCAGTCTTGCTGGAGAGAATTTGTCTGCTAGCTTTCTTAGCCTTTTCCACTGGTGTTTCTGCAGTGCAGCATAAGCTCCCTGTGATGTTGGTAATCTGAAAGGACCTCCATCTGCAAAATAATGAGATCTGCCTGAAGTTGATTTGAATCTTTCTTAAGCAATTTTTGGCTCCAAGGGAACCTGGAGGCTTATGCCTGTTATCAGATGTCACAGGGGGCATGTGCCTAAAAGCAAGGTCTGTTTGGCCCAAGGTGCTTATGCTGCCCTGGGGAATTTAAGCTTTAGTGATGTTATTGCAAAACTGACACCATAGTAATGTATGATATCAGCTAAAAACCTTGGGCAGAAGGTTTCTGCTTCTTTCCTCTGTAAAGGCCTTGGCTGTAGATTTACAGATATACACTTATTTGGCTTTTTACTACTccattttggggtgcagggagggaaacattttctgtgaaaatgttAAGTTGGATCCTAGATGCAATGATTTTTAGTTCAAAGCCTTTGAAATATGTGTTGACTTGTATGTACATAGTCACTGCCATTGTGTAAAAGCATCTGTGAAGCAAAGATACCTGGTGA
Proteins encoded:
- the ISCA2 gene encoding iron-sulfur cluster assembly 2 homolog, mitochondrial, producing the protein MAAGRGWAGMAAPAALRRWWMLALGGRTSRCSAPPCPGRALPRPPGGPARPAGSLLRWASSFSEPGPTESGPSEGQIFLSESCVKRLLEIAEGSEFLRLQVEGGGCSGFQYKFSLDTVINPDDRVFEQGGARVVVDVDSLAFVKGSMVDFSQELIRSSFQVVSNPQAEKGCSCGTSFSIKI